A genome region from Clupea harengus chromosome 7, Ch_v2.0.2, whole genome shotgun sequence includes the following:
- the LOC105901180 gene encoding beta-1,3-galactosyltransferase 5-like, giving the protein MKLPSLSWQFCGLVCASALTSLVILKLLASITQEGSVVFKHWDSRGNPATHPEDRLRSRHKGRGISFEQLQRADQKPPDCPRDLLVVILVTSAPWHSEQRDAIRSTWAQKREDTDYPWQVVFLIGQPLELGLFPHIAQEQQDYGDILLGNYVDCYRNLTLKVMHGLWWAADNCGSRFVLKTDDDCFVNTYHLPRYLAEFNKVRTGLYVGSVFHLGRRHVIRDQRSKWYVSKEDFREQEYPPYASGIGYVLSHDVVWKLVDEAKDVPPVPMEDTYVGILAREAGVSVRDSGRFAKNNANWRVCNYRYLMVIHHLDARQLREAQQSMLKARTACNQTKEITSWK; this is encoded by the coding sequence ATGAAATTACCATCCCTGTCCTGGCAATTCTGCGGACTTGTCTGTGCCAGCGCTTTAACTTCCTTGGTCATTCTGAAGCTGCTTGCCTCCATCACGCAAGAGGGGTCAGTTGTCTTTAAGCATTGGGATTCCAGGGGTAATCCAGCCACACATCCGGAGGATCGGCTACGGTCGCGGCACAAGGGAAGGGGCATCAGCTTTGAGCAGCTTCAGAGGGCCGATCAGAAGCCGCCCGACTGCCCCAGGGATCTGCTGGTGGTGATTCTGGTCACGTCAGCCCCCTGGCACTCAGAACAGAGGGACGCTATCCGCAGCACATGGGCCCAGAAGCGGGAGGACACAGACTACCCCTGGCAAGTGGTTTTCCTCATTGGGCAGCCCCTGGAGTTAGGCCTCTTTCCACACATAGCTCAGGAGCAGCAGGACTACGGGGACATACTGCTGGGAAACTACGTGGACTGCTACCGCAACCTCACGCTGAAGGTCATGCACGGCCTGTGGTGGGCGGCGGACAACTGCGGATCTCGGTTTGTTCTGAAAACAGACGACGACTGTTTCGTGAACACGTATCACCTCCCCCGCTACTTGGCAGAGTTTAACAAGGTCCGGACTGGGCTTTATGTCGGCTCTGTGTTTCACCTGGGAAGAAGGCATGTCATCAGGGACCAACGCAGTAAATGGTATGTCTCTAAAGAGGACTTCAGGGAGCAGGAGTACCCCCCGTACGCCAGTGGGATCGGCTATGTCCTCTCCCATGACGTGGTGTGGAAGCTGGTAGACGAGGCGAAGGACGTGCCGCCcgtgcccatggaggacacgtaCGTAGGCATCCTGGCACGAGAGGCCGGAGTGTCAGTGAGAGACAGTGGCCGCTTTGCCAAGAACAATGCGAACTGGAGGGTGTGTAACTACAGGTATCTCATGGTCATCCATCACCTGGATGCCAGGCAGCTGAGGGAGGCCCAGCAGAGCATGCTTAAAGCCCGCACTGCCTGCAACCAAACAAAAGAAATCACCAGCTGGAAATGA